In a genomic window of Mageeibacillus indolicus UPII9-5:
- a CDS encoding type II toxin-antitoxin system RelE/ParE family toxin, protein MTWNVEFTDRARRDLRDILDYITYKFHEPQTAVKLVRQITKEILSLDNMPMRYRLYDNEPLKSQGLRCFPVKNYIVFYYPDESKNTVYAVRIIYGGRDIRHKLMETEPNNFKTKSPPEEC, encoded by the coding sequence ATGACTTGGAATGTTGAATTCACCGATCGGGCAAGACGCGACCTTCGTGATATATTGGACTATATCACGTATAAGTTTCACGAACCCCAAACAGCTGTTAAGTTGGTACGGCAAATTACAAAGGAAATCCTGTCTTTGGACAATATGCCAATGCGGTATCGGCTATACGATAATGAACCGCTCAAAAGTCAAGGATTACGCTGTTTCCCTGTTAAGAATTATATTGTTTTTTATTACCCTGACGAAAGCAAAAATACGGTCTATGCCGTTCGTATTATTTACGGTGGACGTGATATCAGGCATAAACTTATGGAAACGGAACCCAATAATTTTAAAACAAAAAGTCCACCCGAAGAATGTTGA
- a CDS encoding YeeE/YedE family protein has translation MEKKISLSQTVAGIIIVLALFALGMYVGKLNAKMPMFLLAGFGLGYALTRSRYGFAGGVKRIYIRGEGSLTKAIFVLLIITAIIFMGVQWKAQAGGAVPAYLAQQGEKIIPGTQNVYFTNLATIIGGFIFGVGMMLAGGCGSGTLSDFGEGQGRAFIAFIFFVLFAAPGHWARQVFDRTAVGKIGYRLHIPQAIGYVPALIITILLIGLMYWGVLRYEAYRKRTGTYKDPKGDYEDFEQPLPDTLPRTLFSYATYHKLFVERWSFMVGTFVLAAFAVFVMVTTNKPWGVSSPLVTLDVAILQKLGITFSPENFGGILKKVNGGLLADGGTVRNIGTFFGCMVAFLLANRFKVDFNFRFTDACYYAVGGAMLGFGSRFAYGCNIGAMYSAITSFSFSGWIFLISMALGGVAGMLVFAGKVNILPKLNLRCQIEQNRTQAQKK, from the coding sequence ATGGAAAAAAAGATTTCATTATCTCAAACTGTGGCCGGTATAATAATCGTCCTTGCACTATTCGCGCTGGGAATGTATGTCGGTAAACTTAATGCAAAGATGCCGATGTTTTTGTTAGCCGGTTTCGGTCTCGGTTACGCGCTGACCCGTTCACGTTACGGATTTGCTGGTGGCGTTAAACGCATCTATATTCGTGGTGAGGGCAGCCTGACTAAAGCAATATTCGTTTTGCTTATTATCACGGCGATCATCTTCATGGGTGTGCAATGGAAAGCTCAGGCAGGCGGAGCAGTTCCGGCGTATTTGGCTCAACAGGGCGAAAAAATTATTCCGGGAACCCAAAACGTGTACTTCACCAATCTGGCGACGATTATCGGCGGCTTCATTTTCGGTGTGGGCATGATGCTGGCCGGTGGTTGTGGTTCAGGAACTTTATCTGACTTCGGCGAAGGACAGGGGCGTGCTTTCATAGCGTTTATCTTCTTTGTATTGTTTGCTGCACCGGGTCATTGGGCAAGGCAGGTTTTTGACCGCACGGCAGTAGGTAAAATTGGTTATCGTTTGCATATTCCGCAAGCGATCGGCTATGTGCCGGCCTTGATCATTACCATACTTTTGATTGGCTTGATGTATTGGGGCGTGTTGCGTTATGAGGCTTATCGGAAACGTACCGGAACATATAAGGATCCTAAAGGAGACTATGAAGATTTTGAACAGCCTTTGCCGGATACTTTGCCGCGCACATTGTTCAGCTATGCGACTTACCACAAACTGTTCGTTGAACGTTGGAGCTTCATGGTCGGAACATTTGTTCTGGCAGCGTTCGCCGTTTTTGTCATGGTTACTACTAACAAACCCTGGGGTGTGTCTTCCCCGTTGGTGACTTTAGATGTAGCGATTTTACAAAAACTTGGGATCACTTTTTCACCGGAAAACTTCGGCGGAATTCTCAAGAAGGTTAACGGCGGTTTGCTGGCTGACGGCGGTACGGTGCGTAATATCGGTACCTTCTTCGGTTGTATGGTAGCGTTCCTACTCGCTAACCGTTTCAAAGTCGATTTCAATTTCCGCTTTACTGATGCTTGCTATTATGCAGTAGGTGGCGCTATGCTCGGCTTCGGTTCCCGTTTTGCTTACGGTTGTAATATCGGGGCTATGTATTCTGCAATTACCTCATTCTCTTTCTCGGGCTGGATTTTCCTGATTTCCATGGCTTTGGGCGGCGTTGCCGGTATGCTCGTCTTTGCCGGTAAGGTCAACATCCTGCCTAAGCTGAATCTACGTTGCCAAATTGAACAAAATCGTACTCAAGCGCAAAAGAAATAG
- a CDS encoding type II toxin-antitoxin system RelB/DinJ family antitoxin yields the protein MARTSNIFARVEPEIKEQAEQVLEQLGIPMSNAVGMFLRQVVLQRGIPFPMKLPDPIAFGSLTKEEQDAELEKGMADIRAARTYSAQSIMDELKRDYGV from the coding sequence ATGGCAAGAACTTCTAACATATTTGCTCGGGTAGAGCCAGAAATCAAAGAGCAGGCTGAGCAGGTCCTAGAACAACTTGGCATCCCAATGTCCAATGCAGTCGGTATGTTTCTGCGGCAAGTCGTTCTGCAACGCGGTATTCCGTTTCCAATGAAACTGCCTGATCCGATAGCTTTCGGGTCTTTGACAAAGGAAGAACAAGATGCAGAGCTTGAAAAAGGCATGGCAGATATTCGTGCCGCCCGCACATATTCCGCCCAAAGCATTATGGATGAGCTAAAGAGAGACTATGGTGTATGA